One Acidobacteriota bacterium genomic window, GACGGATCGTGCGGCGCCAGCCCTTCGAGCCAGACGGCGAAGTCCTTGTGCAGACCCCCTTCATCGTCGTTGATGAAAACGCTGGCTGTGATGTGCATGGCGTTGACGAGGCAGAGACCTTCCCGGATTCCGCTGCGATGCACAAGATCCCGGACTTTGTCCGTGATCCTCACAAAAGCCCGCTCCTCGTTCGTCCGTATCCAAATGTGTTCGGTCAGTGATTTCATAAAGTTATTATAAGTTGCGGCCGGGGCGATGTCCAGAAACGGTCCGCCGCGGCAATTGATTTTTTCCCCGTGCCCGG contains:
- a CDS encoding secondary thiamine-phosphate synthase enzyme YjbQ is translated as MKSLTEHIWIRTNEERAFVRITDKVRDLVHRSGIREGLCLVNAMHITASVFINDDEGGLHKDFAVWLEGLAPHDPSRWQHNLTGETNADAHLKRTIMGREVVVAVTDGDLDLGTWEQIFYGEFDGRRRKRILVKIIGD